The Xylophilus rhododendri region TCTACGAGGCCTCTGGCGTGTACGAAGGCGCGCCTTATCTCACCTATGGCGTGCCGATCTTCCAGTCCACCGGCCTGCTGATGGTCTCCGAGAGCTTCTACCGCAAGCTGCCCGATCCGCTGAAGAAGGTTGTGAGCGACGCCGCCCGCGACATGATCCCGGAACAGCGCCGCAGCTTTCGCGCCGACAGCAGCGCGGCGCTGGAACGCCTCAAGTCCAAGGGCGTGAAGGTGGAGCTGGCCGACCCCGCGCCCTTCGCCGCCAAGGCCGCGCCGGTGTGGAACAAGTTCGCGGCGCAGGTCGGCGGCCGCCAGGTCATCGACGCGATCGACAACACCGGCCGCTGAGGACAAAGCCGTGATATCCAGACTCAAGACCTTCGTCTTCACCACCCTGACGCTGGTGCTGCTGCTGTGCGTGTTCGGCCAGGTGCTGCTGCGCTACCTCACCGACGCGCCCATCGCCTGGACCGAGGAACTCTCGCGCTACACCTTCATCTGGCTGGTGATGCTGGGTGCGGCAGAGGGCTCCTACCGCGCCGGCCATTTCGCCATCGACCTGGTCACGCGCCGACTCGAAGGACGCGCGGCCCGCGGCTACCGCGCCTTCCTGGCCGGGCTCGAAGGCGTGGCCTACGCCGTGCTGGCCTATTCGGGCGCCGTGCTGCTGCCCATCGTGGCCGGACAGACCTCGATCACCCTCGGCGTGCCCTTGACCGTGGCCTATGCCGCGATACCCGTCGGCTTCGCGCTGATGGCGCTGGTCTCCTGGGTGCGCTGCGCCCGCTATTTCACCGCCCGTGCTACGGCCGGCTTCACCGAGGAACTCGCATCATGATCGCCGCATCGGGATTGCTCCTGCTGATGGGCCTGGCCATCGGCCTGCCCATCGTGGCCGCGCTGATCTGCGCCTCGGCCCTGGGCGTGCTTGGCGGCACCGGGCTGCCGGTGGGCGTGCTGGCCCAGCGGGTCTTCGTGCAG contains the following coding sequences:
- a CDS encoding TRAP transporter small permease: MISRLKTFVFTTLTLVLLLCVFGQVLLRYLTDAPIAWTEELSRYTFIWLVMLGAAEGSYRAGHFAIDLVTRRLEGRAARGYRAFLAGLEGVAYAVLAYSGAVLLPIVAGQTSITLGVPLTVAYAAIPVGFALMALVSWVRCARYFTARATAGFTEELAS